AGGCTCACCTGATACCATGTTGGCGTTGCCTTTTTGCTTTCATGGTTTTTCCAGGAAACGGTGAGAGTCACAACTGATGCCAGAACCAACAGTGCACCGAAGTTCAAATTTTTAAGTAATGTTTTCATAACAAAAAATTTAAGGATTAGCATGCGCTGATTTCATCAGGCCCATTGCATGGCCTGCCCCTATACCTTCCCGAGGTCCCGGTTTTGGGGTGATTTGCAGATTATGGCAGGGAGACCTTTACCCTGCACGTTCAGCCGTGTTATGATAAGACCGTATCCTCCTTTCTGCCAAATCCGGAAATGACGTCTTTTCCCAGATGGCTTCTATGGGCCAATATCCAGTATATTAAACCAAGAATAATAAACAGGCTATTGAGTACAATATGCAACCAGTGATTATTTGTTGGCCAGATACCTGCACATGCACAGGGCGTATAACCGAGTACCCCCGACACGCCGAACAGTAGATATAGCGTGAAAATAGTCATCACGATGGTAGATAGTCTGACCCCGAGCTGTACTGTGGATTTATAGAGCAGCAATACGGTCAAGACTATATACAGAGCCGGGAGGCCCCACAGAAGGCTGTGTTCCAACCATTGCGGGAATGACTGCAGTGCCATCTCACTTTTGGTCTGTTCCCAGCCCGAGAGTTTCAATGCAGCAGTGATCCCCCACAGCAATATAAAGCTGTACTGACCGGTGACTTTTATTATCCTCTCTCTTTTCATGTCCCTGTTAGTCTTATATCTCTACTCCTTGTAAAAATGGGAGCAAATGATAATGTTTAGTAATCTTCTTTTAAACCCTGATTCTATACTGGTAAAATTAAAATGGGAATCCTGATTTTTTTCGTGGATTTTGGACAATTTTTTGGCTGTTTTTAGGCATAAAATTGTCCAAATTTCAGGTTTTTGTCGAAATGCAATAATAATTGAGGATTTTGCCCGCGATCAAGATACTATTTTCCGTACGCCTGGCGGAAAGTTTCGATATCATTATAGCCGACTTTTGCCCAGACTGCAGACATGGGGAGTCCGGCACCATCAATGAGCTTTTTGGCTTCTTTCAGTCTCACCATGGTAATGTATTTTACTGGGCTCACATGGAACTCCGTGATAAATTTCCTTCGTAGGGTTTTTTCCTGAAAACAGAACCGGTCTGCGATCTTGTAAACTGTAAGGTTCGGGTCGCTGTAATTTTGCTCTATATACTCCTTAACTTTATAGATGGGTTCATTGCTCCGCTGCTCCAGCATATTTTCATAATATCCAAGGGCACCGACCAACAGGTCCCTGAGCAGTTTTGGAAAATTCTTTTTTATCGAATTTGCGAATCGTTCCAGAAAACGCAACCAGATCAGCACGTCGTCGCCTATCTCGCAATGGGGCATGACACCGAACAATCTATCGGACTCCATGAGCAGGGCCAGTGCTTCCTTTAGTCTGAGATAGGATTTAACTTTATGTTTAGCCCAGGCAGGAGATATCGAAACTGCGAGCACAAGGCTTGTGCCCGGGCTGGGAAAGTGTGCATGATATGTTCCAGCATTGCCACGGGATATATAGAAATATCCTTTTCTGGCTGCTGTGATCAATTGCTGACGTTCGGTGGTAAACCTGATCTCACCATCCAAACAGAATAAAATAAAAAGCCTGTTCTTTAGGGTGCGGCAGCCAAACCGGAAGGTTCCATCGGAATCCAGCTGCAGCAGCTCCATTTGAAATTGTTTAAGGATAAACCGCTGGCGGTGGAGCACTGCTCCCGTAAAATTATATTGCAGGGAAATAGGGGCATTTTTCAATGGATGTAGGCATGAAGCTGGCGGAAAATCCGTGACATCCCGGATATTCAGTGGTTCTTCGTTAAAAAACAATTCATAGTCATCTGTCATATCGCTGCATTTTTCCTATAACTGCCATAATTGATGGCTAA
The DNA window shown above is from Sphingobacterium thalpophilum and carries:
- a CDS encoding MauE/DoxX family redox-associated membrane protein, translated to MKRERIIKVTGQYSFILLWGITAALKLSGWEQTKSEMALQSFPQWLEHSLLWGLPALYIVLTVLLLYKSTVQLGVRLSTIVMTIFTLYLLFGVSGVLGYTPCACAGIWPTNNHWLHIVLNSLFIILGLIYWILAHRSHLGKDVISGFGRKEDTVLS
- a CDS encoding helix-turn-helix domain-containing protein, producing MTDDYELFFNEEPLNIRDVTDFPPASCLHPLKNAPISLQYNFTGAVLHRQRFILKQFQMELLQLDSDGTFRFGCRTLKNRLFILFCLDGEIRFTTERQQLITAARKGYFYISRGNAGTYHAHFPSPGTSLVLAVSISPAWAKHKVKSYLRLKEALALLMESDRLFGVMPHCEIGDDVLIWLRFLERFANSIKKNFPKLLRDLLVGALGYYENMLEQRSNEPIYKVKEYIEQNYSDPNLTVYKIADRFCFQEKTLRRKFITEFHVSPVKYITMVRLKEAKKLIDGAGLPMSAVWAKVGYNDIETFRQAYGK